From Bombina bombina isolate aBomBom1 chromosome 1, aBomBom1.pri, whole genome shotgun sequence:
tcctgtgtagtacctggctgtctgacgtccctcctggttcctgatctctggcttgttcctgactctgctgttctctttgttcctgatcccggctcgtctgactacttgctttggcttctGACTTGGCTAATCTGACTAACAgctttggttttgattcctggcttgttatttcacttgtgggctttttattattttttgctattaaaaggtgtgattatttttgcacttctcatctcagtctgattcctggtaccgacacctttctccagaccttcctggagaaaggacaaaatcctaggaatcctgaccctactccaggagtagcgtttggattcacaccaataaaggtatttacaccataccttatggtaaattttacgagtaacaggcttgcgagcctgcagcatggtctcaatgaccgactcagaaaattcaAAACTTAACCAGAtctaagtgtttaatctccaaacagttagcttcagagaaacaagatttggatggaggaatggagcctgagttagaaggtccttcctcagaggaaacctccaatgTAGCAGAGAAGACaactttactaggtctgcataccagatcctgagaggccatgcaggggctataaaaatcacagatgctttctcctgtttgatacgagcaatgactcgtggaaggagcgcaaacaggggaaacagatatgctagactgaacacccaaggaaccgtcagagcatctatcagagctgcctgcgtatctcttgatcttgaaccgtaccttggtagcttggcgttctgctgagacgccatcacaTCCAACTCCGgcaacccccatttgagggttaacctagagaacacctccggatggagagctcactacccgggatgaaatgtctgtctgctcaggaaatccgcttcccagttgtccactcctggaatgtggatggcagagagacaacaattgtgagcttccgcccactgaataatccgagccacctccctcatggctaaggaactctgagttcctctggtggttgatgtaagccactgatgtgatgttgtccgacgaacctgataaaccgagctaaggacaattgaggccaagccatcagagcattgtaaatcactcttaactccaagatgtttatggggagaggagACTCCttccgagaccatagcccctgcgcctttaacgagtcccagactgcttgcgtctgtggtcatgatcacccaggaaggtctctggaagcatgtgccctgagacagatgctcctgagaaagccaccacaggagagagtcacttgtcgactggtctaaatctatcctctgagatagatctgaatggtttctgttccattgtctgagcatgcataattgcagatctctcaaatggaatcgagcaaaaggaatgatgtccatggaagcgaccatcagaccaattacctccatacattgagccactgatggccgaacagtagccTGTCGAGAGAGGCAAGGGGAgagaattttctgacctctgtcagaaaaactttcatagatagggaatctattatggtccctaagaaaaccacccctgtagctggaacaatggaactcttttccaaatttactttccatccgtgggaatgtagaaaagacaagatctctgtatgtgagtttgcttgttgaaaagatggcaactgaaccaatatgtcatccaggtagggcgccactgcaattccccgagacctgaccactgccaagagagcccccagaacctccattgacagaggcaaagagaattactggggattatgggtaggggagtgacacttaacagttttgctgtagtgctctttgcctcctcctgctggcctggagtgatatccccactagtaattggaatgatgttgtggattctccatatcttaggaaagaaatatatttttatactgaaagaaaaatatttttcattatatcaaatttacaattaataaaatatcacaaaaaagggaaccaaataaattagcAATATGCAATTTTATTATTTTCCAAGGTGTTACCATGAGAGATTAAATCATGGGCACATTGTTATTTccttagccatttttttttttaagattttatgtGTCCGTGGTCAGTGACTGCTCTGAAGGCCACAGTGTAAATTCCAGTTTCTTTCAAGCAGCTCTTTCTTGTAAGCAGTAGGAAGTGACAAATCTGGGAAAAGCAATACAAGTGGTTCCACTGTCAAATGCAGCTAGAAAAATATAGCTCAGGCACATGTGCAAGATGACAATATTTACACTTACCCTAAGTCAGCATGCCAAGTCAGGTTATATATTCCACACTTGTAGGTACATTGACTCATGTTGTGGAGTAAAGTCTGCTTTTATCTCTGTCGTAATCTAAGTTGCCATATACACAGACACTGGAGAGAATTGTAACTGACAATGACCTGTGAAACTAGGAACATCACTGAGAAAGAGGAGAACAAGAAAGTTTCTCAGAAGACTTCTTCCTTGATCTATGAGTACCTATTTTCTAGCACCAGTTGAGGGAGAACCTCTGACAATGAGAAAGATGAATTCCTTGGGTTTGATTAAAATTACTGCAAAGGTTTCATATGAAACTGAGGAATTACTACATTTATAACAATCGTTCAATGCTTTAAACAAGAGTAATACATCTACTTTATGTACCGGATTGTCTGAACACTCaccagaaataaatacaaatttacaagaaataaaatgttttaacaggGATATGTTAATCTCAAACAAATTACCCTCCAATATAAATATCCTTAATATCAATGAACAAGCTAAGGTATGTGAGGTGGAATAGCCCTGTCAGAGGACTGGCCAGACCCTTATAGCACCAGTAAATCATACTGAGAGGGGTCATGATCTTCTACTCATCTACTAGAAGTAATCATCTCATAACATTAACTAACAGAAGGCAGCAGCAGAGGAAGCCACCCCTAATACTAATTCTACCAGTTGAGGATATATAAGACTATGAAAGAAAATCATTACCATGTATTTTAGTGGCCAAACAGTGAGGGATATTAAGGGCAACCCATCATCTCCAGCAAGTAACAGAGTTTTGTTCCATTATGTGGAATAAAACAAAGAGTGACTCTCTTATTGTTAGAAGGGCTTAGAAAAAGAAGCCAAAGCATCACAGAGCTGCTTTATGTTTTAACCTGGAAATTTTTATGGAATGGGGTGGCCCAGAGTCTCTTCTTGCAGAAGAATATAATAATAGTCACTTAAACTGCAATATTTTAAGACTTTGTTTATACTTTTTGTAGATTTTATTCATTACTCTTCTTCTAAATAAACAGTGCagctctgtattttttattttatttctaactgaaattattgtGAAAACTATGATACACCTGTTTCTTCTATTTGTCATGTGTTTAACCTAATTCTctcattatattgtatatatacttcGTTCAAATTCATTTATTCAAACTGTATCGCAAAATGATGTGTCCCCATGTAGCCACACATATAAATGCTATTTCAGgaacataaatacgccactgaaaGCTACCAACACAATCTAATTTTAGAAATAACGCTCCAGTAAACTACTCAGACAATGCTGAGGTAGACAAagttgaagatttaaaaaaaataaataagtaataaaAATTACAGACTGTTTCAAAATAAAGTCCCAGCTTTACATtttaagagaaataaaaactaGAAAACAGATACAATTATATATTGACAAAATTTACCTGCAAATACTAGAATAAAAATGAAAGGAAAACACCAGTAATAACTCAcattcattcatatatataaaaaacaagataAATGAACACATACAGCATAAAAGTACAGAAAAAAGAGGCGTTGACTCCAGACCTCAAGGTTCCAGGATGTCTCTACAGAAACCCATCAGGGTTAAGCAGGTTCGGTTGTGTTTAGCTGTACTCATAGACAACTTGATCACAAGAAGTATAAGCTTCATCTTGAAGAGGTAGTGCTCAATATATACAAACGTGACCTGATCTATTGGCTCTGATAAGTTATAGTTATTGTGCTATAAGGAATATCACACAGCTTGTGATTGTTATAAAAATACATCTTTTCCAAACTAAGAAATACCTTTGTATTCATTTTCCAGTCAAAAGAAGCAAATGCATATTATAAAATCTGTAATACAATTCCATATGCAATCTACAACATAAATATTTCAAATCTATTAAATCGAAGAAAAAAGATTTCTTGTGCAATTCGACGTGTTGCGAAATATGATTTTATCCATTATCGACTAAGGTGTTTTATTCCCCAATTAGCATATTACTCATAATTATTTTCTAATTCATTAATGGATAGCTGATAAAAGAAGTCAAGTGTGGTTTAAACATTCTATCAAGATCCCACTAAAATTTCCATAATATGGTCCAAATCATTTAAATCTGTTCTGCAAATCTGGAAATTGCTGTTTGATACATCACACAGTGATAGCAGTTTTAAAGTTTCCTCGGGGGCCGGCTGGGTTTTTGCAGAAATTAATGAAGAGAAACTGAAATCTGAATCATACATGGACGTGTCAATGTCATCAAAAATGTCATCTATAGATAGATCATTTAAGTAACTTGTAGAACTTGTCATTTCAAAGGAACCAAACACACATTCTGCTGCCTTTGCATCAAATTTGTCATTTAGTTTTGCTCCGTATGCAGCAGGTTTCGGTTGCTCATCCATGATTTGACTTGATGTCGGGGATGGATTTATATCCTCAACAAAGTCCAAGTCTTTTAGAATAGATGAAATGGCAAAGGACATATCATCGTCTGTGACTTCCATAAAACTGTCTGCAGAGATTTCAGAAATCGTGGAGTCTCTAGTGAAATTTGCGTTTATTCCACAAGACAAATGCATGGAACTTTCTGGAGAATCATTTCCTGGATATATGAGGTCACTGGCAGCTGTATCATTATATATAACCCCAGTCAGTTGGTTGGCTTCATGTCTCGTTTCTTCCTGAATTTGTCTCAGTGTATTGGCTATAAGAACGGATCTGCGGAGATTTGGCTCTGCAagtagttttgagttttgtaaTTTGTTGAGGCACAAATTCAGCACCAGCTGTCTTTGATGAGTGTACGGCATATTTCTGTTGCAATCACCAGCATTAGAGAAGTCTGTCATAATATCTTCATAATCAATCAGCTTTCGTTTCAGCCCTCTACCAATCATGGGTCTGCAAAAGACAAGGTGTTTTATGTTAGTGATACTAGTAGTTACAGCAAAACTATATTCAACAATGTACAGTCACCATCAACAGTTATAGGTTTAGCACATTGTTGTACATAGAAACAACACACAGTTGAAAGATGTTCACTGAGGGCAGGAACTATGTCAGCAGTATTTGCTTTGAATATAAATTGCCTTCCCTACAGGTGAGTAAAATGAGTAGTACTGATCTTAAATACATAAGGGTGCCCCAAACAAAAGAGGCCAATTACATTTAACGTACAATATCCTATAGAGAGGGGATCGTAAAATGACATTTAGAATGTTAATGCCATATATGtgatctagagctgcaacaactaatcaatataaatcGATAATTGATTATAAAAATAGTTGTCGACAAATCTCATTATCGATTAATTGGTCTGCACATGGctccagctgcttcactccgatgagctcctgcacatggtattgtgttttatggttatgctcttagcctaaaggacgtctacagacgtttacgTTTTTAGGAcggtataagtttctttttaagtttacaactactcctggcttatgtggatAAGATCacctgtgcaacccagaaataatagtcatcatttggattgtttatattaaatcaggtgatttgggactatgctttgcattatctgtttgcacaattattagcagctCGCTtgatattgctgattatatgtactgtataggtaaatgtgtaaggctttgtcctgtaaTTAATATATAGTCCTTAGTGACTTTgacttttttaaattgttatttgtACCAGATTCAGCCTCTATAagtgtatatttgttattttaagagcagactagatattttccccctaGCCTTATAACTggttatttatcattgcataaagaattttaagatattttaatgttagaatgaagtccaggcttactttatttagaggccccttgccaaggaggaaaaccCTTTGCATAGATAATTATCCCACCTTGgtaaaattggcaaaaccctacttatgcatctcaggcacctcaacaccatctgagcgcatCTTCTGTGCTGCAGGTAAAATaccttgcaaaaaagagagccagcctcagccaggagcatgtggacatgttgacatttttgcataaaaaaaaaaaaaaaaaaaaaaaaaaaaaaaaaagacatgctctTTGCATTTAAGGCTATCGAGCCTACAATACTGTGTGTTTgatccccacaaaggggttaaacatacagtagaaATAGCACTTGGGACTTGTAGAGCACTGCTGCCTCTGAGTGGAAAACGCTGcaaatccaatcagcagcgctacttGCACGACTCAGATGTGGTAGTAGCACTGAAGATTGGATCAGCGGTATTTTCAGCTCAGGACCACCAGTGCTCTATGAGTCcagagcagtatttctactgtagTAGTGaaaggtcaatagtcttaaaattacagacGGATTAGAGTCTGTCAGTTATTGACTATAATAGACATATGAGACAAAGAATATTTGCCAAGCTCTCAAACTCATGACCAGAGGATAATCCTTTGTAGAACAAACACAAATAGAACTAAACCACTCTCAATGTGTTAAAGCAACTTAAAGAGAAGATCTCTACAATCTCATCAAAAAAGGAAGCGCTAAAAGCAAAAACACATAGACCGGTAGGGATAAACAGGATGTCAGAAATGTATtctatacaatataataaaaataataaaattacatattcAGCCACTGGTGGTAAATAATAGATAAATAAGGTATTACCTCTGATACTTGTATATGCGCATGAGGTaccaaatagaaaaaatatataaatgttaagtgttaatgtaaaattataaaaaaaaatgccaatcGCCTCAAAAAAGATTCTTATAAAAACTCCCAGGATAAGAATTCCAGTGATTCCGAAGGAAGGATACAATGTTCCTTAATTAGTAACACTATGTGTCAAAAGTATCACTTTCAGCATGTATAAACAGTCATAAATGTAACAGTTCGTGGTTTTATATATTCAATGAAGTTTGCCTTTGTGCCAGGTAATATTCAGAAAAGGCTAAATATCTTCCTTATCCCACAAACATATCACTCTTACCGGCTATTTTTCACCTCCCAGTACCTTATGAAGACCGCCGTAGCGCTGTGCGCCTTGAGTGAGTATCTCACTTACTTCCGGGTTTCAGGTCTCACCTGGGTAGGGATTAGCCAATCATGGGTGTTTCTTTTTCAGACTCTGTGCTGATACCTGTTCGTGATGATGTCTGTAATGCTTACAAAGTAGAATGTCTTCCCTTCTTCTTCATAGAGCGCTCTATATCAAGGGATCAAATGAATATGTAGAGTTCCAACAAgtctcatctacgcgtttcagcttccttggaagcctttatcaagatgacttgttTGATCTAAGGTTTGCTTTTTATAGCCCAGCAATTTTGTTCTTGGGGGAGTGGTAACAACATGAGTTTCTAATTAGTTCATCAATTGAGACCTGAAACCCGGAAGTAAGTGAGATACGGCGGTCTTCATAAGGTACTGGGAGGTGAAAAATAGCCGGTAAGAGTGATATGTTTGTGGGATAAGGAAGATATTTAGCCTTTTCTGAATATTACCTGGCACGAAGGCAAACTTCATTGAATATATAAAACCACGAACTGTTACATTTATGACTGTTTATACATGCTGAAAGTGATACTTTTGACACATAGTGTTACTAATTAAGGAACATTGTATCCTTCCTTAGGAATCACTGGAATTATTATCCTGGGAGTTTTTATAAGAATCTTTTTGAGGGGATtggcaattttttatatttttacattaatacattttatatattttttctatttggtACCTCATGCGCATATACAAGTATCAGAGGTCATACCTTATTTACCTATTATTTACCAATGGTGGCTgaatatgtaattttattatttgtattatattgtatagaaTACATTTCTGACATCCTGTTTATCCCTACCGGTCTATGTGTTTTTGCTTTTAGCGCTTCTTTTTGTTTTTACAGAGGATAATCCTTTTGCCTTTTATAGTCAGACTGAGAGAACGGTCATCGCTCCCAAGGAACCTCTCAAGCTTACCTTGGCATTAGCCTTATATCAGTTGGCTTCTTTCGCATTTCTACATTTGGGTGCTGTCATTTCCACTTATATTATATAGAACTATGTTAAATTTTGTTGCCgataaatgtttttaaaagaaaactttctACTTTACATTTCTCTGCGGATCATTTGATTCTCCAGCTACTGAAATATGGAACATCCCTACTGGTTCTTAATTTACCTTTGTTTTGTAATCAATGTACAAGTTCAAAGCTGTCACATCTTCATCAGCACAAAAGCTGCCTAgctatgaatttaaagggacatacttgcTAAACTTAGGAGGGTTACATTTATATACTGCACGTATCTGCACGTATCTGTTGTACAGACTCACTACTGCACATATCTGTTGTACACACTCACCACTGCACGTATCTGTTGTACACAATCACCACTGCACGTATCTGTTGTACACACTCACCACTGCACGTATCTGTTGTACACAATCACCACTGCACGTATCTGTTGTACACAATCACCACTGCACGTATCTGTTGTACACACTCACCACTGCACGTATCTGTTGTACACACTCACCACTGCACGTATCTGTTGTACACACTCACTACTGCACGTATCTGTTGTACACATAATGTGATACTGTGGTATAATCACTAGACCACCTAGTAGGTTCCCTTATAAGGTGCCCATAGTCAGTTACCTGCATTGCCTAGAGTAAAAGTCAGTATATCTACTGTTCTAGGGTTAAAGAGATTTGCAAATGTCTCATATCCAGTTATAATTAAACCAAAGAGATGGATCTGTAAGTTGTGCTAATGGTATCTTGCTTATGTTACAGAGACACACAACACTAATATCCACTAAATCAATTGGCCATGTTTAGTCCCACTAAAACTGCAAATGTATTAATATTAATTACATACTATTATAGGCCTCTGCTCACCGATACAGATCTGAGAAAGGAGACTGAATAGGGAAGCAATAACACTAGACCCCAAACCTTCCAGCACTGAAGCTGTTCTGAAACATTTATACTTTCTGCCTGTAAGCACCAGGTTGGCACTATTTCAGCGAGTTACCTACACAAGTAGAATGCTCAAAAGCGACATTTAGTTTGCAGATATTTATTAAATGTCAACCTGCAATGGAAATATGTAATTTACTGAAGTTTTATCATTAATCCACTAATTtaggattataaataaataaataaataaataaaagctaaatGCACCACTGCAGTTGCTTATTCCTAGTGTGTTATTTAGCTCAACGTGTGACCTGTTGGAACCAAGAACCAGGGAGGTCTGGCTATGAGGGAGTCCCGTCTAGGCACAGAAATATTAGCACTATAATGTGTGATATTCAGCAGGCAGAAGGAAGTGTTATAACAGAACCCACCCAGGTGAAACGATTGTAAAATAACAAGGCTCACTATATGTATAACTTGCTTATTAATATAAAGAGCACAATATGTATGGCAGTAATTGTACAGATACCTCTACATGAGTCCAGCAGTGGAAGTGCGACAGCAGTTTTATTACATGTTCTGATGGCTCCCTGGAAGAAAAAGAAACAACCCGTTAACTGACATTTATACGGTAAAGCATAGTGCACTGCTTGATGGCACTGAACATGCACATGGCCTCGTGCATTTATCTATTCTTGTAAATAGAGCAAACATGTAACCTACTTATAAACAGTGTAGGAAGAAAGTCCTGACCCTCCCCTGTAGTAAGGTTTGAGTACAATTTGTAGCCATAAATGATAGATTTTTACACAACTAAATAATAATGTTTGGAAGTAATACATAGAGCGTGTTtccaattgtaaagtttttttcctagatttgctgtccctttaattgcaggaaATTTTAGTTTCTGCATTTGGTAAGGTTTAAAGGATTATCCTGACTGAAGTGTCCCAAGCATTCTGAAGTGATACATAAAACAtacaccataaataaaaacaggaagATTTACAaaatataatcaattttaaataaagtaagaaaTGTGTTTTTTGTTTACAGTTTTTAATGGGAGCACCGTGCCGGATGATTTTACTGCTCACCCAGCTAAAGTTTTAGCCCATAATAATCTAAAATGAGCTAATACTACTTTTTTCCCAtgattattgcacaaattatcattaaatacatttatgttaaattaagcAATTAATTTGTACTTTGGATTGAATGAAAATGTTATAATATCAGAAAGTATTACACTGGCCCCACCCAGGAACTTTATATTGCCACTCGGCTGGTTACATTTTCTGTGCAGGACACTGAACTTCTTTTGTACTTTTAGtagattgagggctagattactagcAATAAGGGGTTTACCGCCGTCCTCTTTGCGCgtcggaagtagcgtgcatataacaagttgaaagtaaaagcttgtgcgaaaactttttactttcaacttgtaatatgcttgctacccgatgcgcgcaaaaagatTACATCTAGCAAATTTAACGCTCAAACAGGAGGGCTAAATagggtgccacttgtaatctagcctaaagtaAGCAGTTCTACTATTCTATGCAAAGGAATTATGTTCCTGACATCTGGAAGAAACTAAGACAAAAGAGCAAATCTATATAAATTTACTGATGAAGTTTTGTTTGCAGTTTATGTGGGGAGAAACCAATTGTTTATGTTCTGAATCCTACAAAATCAAGAAAGAGTTTTGTTCGCTATTCAGTTGTGAGAACATTGAGTACTGTAACAATACATATGGTCCTTATTATGGCAACATAAAATATGTTCATATACAAGCTCTATAAGTAGATGATCTTCCCGGGAGATTTTCTTGCTCTAAGTTTATTCACCTGATACTCCAGGTGA
This genomic window contains:
- the LOC128644717 gene encoding SERTA domain-containing protein 2, which encodes MIGRGLKRKLIDYEDIMTDFSNAGDCNRNMPYTHQRQLVLNLCLNKLQNSKLLAEPNLRRSVLIANTLRQIQEETRHEANQLTGVIYNDTAASDLIYPGNDSPESSMHLSCGINANFTRDSTISEISADSFMEVTDDDMSFAISSILKDLDFVEDINPSPTSSQIMDEQPKPAAYGAKLNDKFDAKAAECVFGSFEMTSSTSYLNDLSIDDIFDDIDTSMYDSDFSFSSLISAKTQPAPEETLKLLSLCDVSNSNFQICRTDLNDLDHIMEILVGS